From a single Rutidosis leptorrhynchoides isolate AG116_Rl617_1_P2 chromosome 5, CSIRO_AGI_Rlap_v1, whole genome shotgun sequence genomic region:
- the LOC139850048 gene encoding uncharacterized mitochondrial protein AtMg00300-like — translation MGNDVACKVVGIGTIQIKMYDGTVRTLTEVRHVPELKKNLISLGTLESIGCEYRARGGVLKVSRGALVVMKGERFNGLYLLKGNTVTGAAGVSLSDKDVDTTKLWHMRLGHMSERGMMELSKGGSNKVWHSRS, via the exons ATGGGAAATGATGTAGCTTGTAAGGTTGTTGGCATAGGAACAATCCAAATCAAGATGTATGATGGCACGGTGAGAACTTTGACAGAAGTCAGGCATGTTCCAGAATTAAAGAAGAATCTTATTTCCTTGGGTACTCTGGAATCCATCGGTTGCGAGTATCGAGCTCGAGGTGGAGTATTAAAAGTCTCTAGAGGTGCACTTGTTGTGATGAAAGGTGAAAGGTTCAACGGCCTTTACTTGTTAAAGGGTAACACGGTCACTGGTGCGGCTGGAGTTTCTTTATCAGATAAGGATGTAGATACCACCAAGTTATGGCACATGCGCCTTGGGCACATGAGCGAGAGAGGAATGATGGAACTTAGTAAAGGAG GGTCGAATAAAGTTTGGCACAGTCGTTCATAG